From the Candidatus Krumholzibacteriia bacterium genome, one window contains:
- the glmM gene encoding phosphoglucosamine mutase, translating into MMPLMVSVSGIRGVIGESLHPENLVRYTAAYATWCRRKQGPGAVVIGRDGRPSGRMLTDLVKAVLSACGLDTIDLGLSTTPGCAMAVKAKDAVGGIVLTASHNPAPWNALKFLDSDGNFLSPEDGKAVLVLEEEGSFDWMGHEHLGSYERWKAADRHHIDSILALDTVCGEKIAGSGLKAVVDAVNASGSKVMPELLRSLGVEVHPLYCDASGIFPHEPEPTPAHLGDLSEAVISEKADLGIALDPDSDRLVLVDETGKVLSEEYTLALSANYYLSLKPGPVAANLSSSRMIEDVAAKYGQSCQRSPVGEAHVVALMKESGALIGGEGNGGVILPELHAGRDGLLGAALILSAMAQSGKKLSELAAELPAYTMEKRKIVLNKPAVPAQLQEFLQEHLAGELDLRDGVRSDQQEGWLHVRASNTEAILRIIGESSDGIWLASQLDAVEALVRKHLT; encoded by the coding sequence ATGATGCCCTTGATGGTCAGTGTTTCCGGAATCCGGGGTGTGATTGGCGAGAGCCTGCACCCCGAAAATCTCGTTCGCTATACGGCGGCCTATGCGACCTGGTGCCGCAGAAAGCAGGGGCCCGGAGCGGTGGTCATCGGCCGTGATGGCCGTCCGAGCGGTCGCATGCTCACCGATCTGGTGAAGGCCGTGCTTTCCGCCTGTGGCCTGGACACCATTGACCTTGGCTTGTCGACCACTCCCGGATGTGCCATGGCCGTAAAGGCGAAGGATGCAGTGGGTGGAATCGTGCTAACGGCCAGCCATAACCCGGCTCCCTGGAATGCCCTCAAGTTCCTGGATTCCGACGGGAATTTTCTCTCCCCCGAAGACGGAAAAGCCGTGCTTGTTCTGGAGGAAGAAGGCTCCTTTGATTGGATGGGCCACGAGCATCTGGGAAGCTACGAGCGATGGAAGGCGGCCGACCGCCACCATATCGACTCCATTCTTGCGCTGGACACCGTTTGCGGGGAGAAGATCGCCGGCTCCGGCCTGAAGGCCGTGGTGGATGCCGTCAATGCTTCGGGCAGCAAGGTCATGCCGGAGCTTCTCAGATCTCTGGGCGTGGAAGTTCACCCGCTCTACTGTGACGCAAGCGGGATTTTCCCCCACGAGCCCGAGCCGACGCCGGCCCACCTTGGCGATCTCTCCGAAGCGGTGATTTCAGAGAAGGCCGATCTCGGAATAGCCCTGGATCCTGATTCCGACCGGCTGGTTCTGGTGGACGAAACGGGGAAGGTGCTGAGCGAGGAATACACTCTGGCATTGAGCGCGAACTACTACCTGTCGCTGAAACCGGGGCCCGTGGCCGCCAATCTTTCCAGCAGCCGCATGATTGAAGATGTGGCCGCGAAATATGGGCAAAGCTGCCAGCGTTCTCCAGTAGGGGAGGCGCATGTGGTTGCCCTGATGAAGGAAAGCGGAGCCCTGATCGGGGGCGAAGGAAACGGAGGCGTGATCCTTCCCGAACTTCATGCCGGTCGCGATGGACTTCTCGGGGCGGCTCTCATTCTGTCGGCCATGGCCCAGTCCGGGAAGAAACTCTCCGAACTGGCCGCGGAACTTCCTGCCTACACCATGGAAAAGCGGAAAATCGTCCTGAACAAGCCGGCAGTTCCGGCTCAGTTGCAGGAATTTCTCCAGGAGCACCTGGCCGGGGAACTGGATTTGCGGGACGGGGTTCGCAGCGATCAGCAAGAAGGCTGGCTTCATGTGCGAGCTTCCAATACCGAAGCCATTTTGAGGATCATCGGGGAATCCTCCGATGGCATATGGCTTGCTTCGCAACTGGATGCCGTGGAAGCACTTGTCCGCAAGCATTTGACCTAG
- the glmS gene encoding glutamine--fructose-6-phosphate transaminase (isomerizing), whose product MCGIVGYLGERPALPILIEGLKRLEYRGYDSSGIALQNGGTLQVVKEEGKISSLQTRLNGGEYPSVSGIAHTRWATHGVPSRQNAHPHVSASGKIAIVHNGIIENFQALRRFLTEKGYEFTTDTDTETLVHLIDFHYRGDLEKAVQMALARVEGTYGIAVIHHDHPKMMVGARNGSPMVIGIGDRELFLASDVAAILAHTRQVIYLDDREMVTFDSQTFKTKTIHNEAVEKEIQEVTWDLESIEKSGYPHFMLKEIFEQPETIANAFRGRLLEEEGLAKLGGLASCQSELQAMERAVFLACGTSWHAGLIGEYMIEELARIPAEVEYASEFRYRNPVLDENTVTWSISQSGETVDTLEAMREGMRKGARSLGIVNVVGSTIARESEGGVYIHAGPEIGVASTKAFTSQVTVLAILTLLLGRKRGMSLSQGQEMVQELKAIPDKVSQILKKDEEIREIAEIYADVNNFLYLGRGINYPVALEGALKLKEISYIHAEGYPAAEMKHGPIALIDENMPVVFVSPRGGSSRKILGNMEEVRARGGRIIAVTNEGDQNAAALADHVISIPETVDFLSPLLTVIPLQLLAYHIAVIRGCDVDQPRNLAKSVTVE is encoded by the coding sequence GTGTGTGGAATCGTAGGATATCTTGGAGAGCGGCCTGCTCTGCCCATTCTGATTGAAGGTCTCAAGCGTCTGGAGTACCGGGGCTATGATTCCTCCGGGATTGCCCTTCAGAACGGCGGCACCCTTCAGGTGGTCAAGGAAGAGGGCAAGATTTCTTCCCTGCAGACGAGGCTCAACGGGGGCGAGTATCCCTCGGTCTCCGGAATCGCACACACCCGCTGGGCGACCCACGGGGTTCCCAGCCGACAGAACGCCCATCCCCATGTTTCCGCCTCCGGCAAGATTGCCATCGTCCATAACGGAATCATCGAGAACTTCCAGGCCCTTCGACGATTTCTCACGGAGAAAGGCTATGAGTTCACGACCGACACGGACACGGAGACCCTGGTCCACCTGATCGATTTCCACTACCGGGGAGATCTGGAAAAGGCCGTGCAGATGGCCCTGGCTCGCGTGGAAGGAACCTATGGCATCGCAGTCATTCACCACGACCATCCGAAGATGATGGTAGGCGCAAGGAATGGAAGCCCCATGGTCATCGGCATCGGCGACCGCGAGCTTTTTCTCGCCAGCGATGTTGCCGCGATTCTGGCCCACACCCGGCAGGTGATCTATCTCGATGATCGGGAAATGGTGACCTTCGATTCCCAGACCTTCAAGACGAAGACCATTCACAATGAAGCGGTGGAAAAGGAAATCCAGGAAGTGACCTGGGATCTGGAGAGCATTGAAAAGAGCGGCTATCCGCATTTCATGCTCAAGGAAATCTTTGAGCAGCCCGAGACTATCGCCAATGCCTTCCGCGGGCGCCTACTCGAGGAAGAGGGTCTTGCAAAGCTGGGCGGGCTGGCTTCCTGCCAGAGTGAGCTTCAGGCAATGGAGAGGGCTGTCTTTCTCGCCTGTGGAACCAGTTGGCATGCAGGGTTGATCGGCGAGTACATGATTGAAGAACTGGCCCGGATCCCGGCAGAGGTGGAATACGCCTCGGAGTTCCGCTACCGCAATCCCGTCCTCGACGAGAATACGGTGACCTGGTCCATCAGCCAATCCGGCGAGACGGTTGATACACTGGAGGCGATGCGGGAAGGAATGCGCAAGGGCGCCCGCTCTCTCGGCATCGTCAATGTCGTCGGATCCACCATTGCCCGTGAAAGTGAAGGCGGGGTCTACATTCATGCGGGTCCTGAGATTGGAGTCGCCAGTACCAAGGCTTTTACCAGCCAGGTTACGGTGCTTGCAATCCTGACGCTCCTTCTGGGAAGAAAGCGCGGAATGTCTCTCAGTCAGGGACAGGAAATGGTTCAGGAACTGAAGGCCATCCCCGATAAGGTGAGCCAGATCCTGAAGAAGGATGAGGAGATCCGCGAGATTGCCGAGATCTATGCGGATGTGAACAACTTCCTCTATCTGGGCCGTGGCATCAACTATCCGGTGGCGCTGGAAGGGGCCCTGAAACTCAAGGAAATCTCCTACATTCACGCCGAGGGTTATCCCGCAGCAGAAATGAAACACGGTCCCATTGCCTTGATCGATGAGAACATGCCCGTGGTCTTTGTGAGCCCCCGCGGCGGGAGCAGCCGGAAGATCCTCGGGAACATGGAGGAAGTCAGGGCCAGGGGCGGGCGCATTATCGCCGTGACCAATGAGGGCGACCAGAACGCAGCGGCGCTGGCCGATCATGTGATCAGCATTCCGGAGACCGTGGACTTCCTTTCTCCGCTTCTTACGGTGATTCCCCTGCAGTTGCTGGCCTACCATATCGCCGTGATTCGCGGTTGTGATGTTGACCAACCCCGCAACCTCGCCAAGAGCGTTACGGTGGAATAG
- a CDS encoding RidA family protein, whose translation MKRQAISSDSAPLAIGPYSQAILSEGLLFTSGQIPLDPAKGKVVEGGIEEQSHQVMKNLGAILEAAGLAYGDLLKCTVFLSDMKNFQTFNEVYACYFEGGGPAPARSTVEVSALPLGVLIEIEAIARA comes from the coding sequence ATGAAACGCCAGGCAATCTCCAGCGACTCGGCCCCTCTGGCCATCGGACCCTACAGCCAGGCGATTCTCTCAGAGGGTCTTCTCTTTACGTCCGGGCAGATTCCCCTGGATCCTGCAAAGGGGAAAGTCGTGGAGGGCGGCATCGAGGAGCAGAGCCACCAGGTCATGAAGAATCTGGGAGCCATCCTCGAAGCCGCCGGACTCGCATACGGAGACCTGCTCAAGTGCACGGTTTTCCTGAGCGACATGAAGAACTTTCAGACCTTCAATGAGGTTTACGCCTGCTATTTCGAAGGCGGGGGTCCCGCGCCCGCAAGAAGCACCGTGGAAGTGTCCGCCCTGCCACTGGGCGTGTTGATTGAAATCGAGGCCATTGCCCGCGCCTGA
- the lepA gene encoding translation elongation factor 4, translating into MKNIRNFCIIAHIDHGKSTLADRMLELTDTLAERKMQEQVLDSMELERERGITIKSHPIRMQYQDNAGELWEFNLIDTPGHVDFSYEVSRSLAACEGAILVVDASQGVEAQTLANLYLAMESDLEILPVLNKIDLPGARTEEVREELAQLLGIEEEEIMAVSAKTGLGVEEVLEAVPRRLPGPKLNEDAPLRALIIDSQYDPYLGAVATVRVVDGKIRTGSRIRFLATGQDYEVQETGNFVLSRQKSPSLDSGQVGYLVSGAKQIRDLRVGDTVVDAGKDFPEALPGYKEVKPMVFSGLYPLDADSYEMLREALQKLQLNDSAIRYEPESSTALGFGFRVGFLGLLHMEIVQERLEREFSLGIIATLPNVEYQVSHKDGSELLVSNPAQMPEAGEISEIREPYVRSTVYTPADYVGPLMKLCMERRGIQEGMNYLDGKRVELHFRLPLSEVVVDFYDRLKNISRGHASFDYEYSGHEASELVKLVILINGSPVDALSAIVHRDQAHFWGDRLARKLKEQIPRQLFQVAIQASIGSRVVARCNVSALRKNVTAKCYGGDITRKRKLLERQKEGKRRMKQVGNVEIPQEAFLAVLKVER; encoded by the coding sequence ATGAAGAATATCCGAAACTTCTGTATCATTGCGCATATCGATCATGGCAAAAGCACCCTTGCCGACCGGATGCTGGAACTGACCGATACGCTTGCAGAACGCAAGATGCAGGAGCAGGTTCTCGACAGCATGGAACTGGAGAGAGAGCGGGGAATCACCATCAAGAGTCATCCGATCCGGATGCAGTATCAGGACAATGCAGGAGAGCTCTGGGAGTTCAACCTGATCGACACCCCCGGCCATGTGGACTTCAGTTACGAGGTGAGTCGTAGTCTGGCCGCCTGTGAGGGCGCCATTCTTGTCGTGGATGCTTCTCAGGGAGTGGAGGCCCAGACTCTGGCAAACCTCTATCTCGCCATGGAGAGCGATCTCGAGATTCTTCCGGTTCTCAACAAGATCGATCTTCCGGGAGCGAGGACCGAGGAGGTTCGGGAGGAATTGGCCCAGCTTCTGGGAATCGAGGAAGAGGAGATTATGGCAGTCAGCGCGAAGACCGGGCTGGGTGTGGAGGAAGTGCTGGAAGCCGTCCCCCGGCGCTTGCCGGGCCCGAAGCTCAATGAGGATGCTCCGCTCCGAGCCCTGATCATCGATTCCCAATACGATCCCTATCTTGGAGCGGTGGCGACCGTTCGGGTGGTGGATGGGAAGATCCGGACGGGGAGCAGGATCCGTTTTCTCGCAACCGGTCAGGACTACGAGGTGCAGGAGACGGGCAACTTCGTCCTGTCTCGCCAGAAAAGCCCCAGTCTGGACTCCGGTCAGGTGGGCTATCTGGTCAGCGGGGCAAAACAGATCCGGGATCTACGAGTGGGCGACACGGTAGTCGATGCGGGGAAGGATTTCCCCGAGGCCCTGCCGGGCTACAAGGAAGTGAAGCCCATGGTCTTCAGCGGGCTCTACCCCCTTGATGCCGATTCCTATGAAATGCTGCGCGAAGCGCTTCAAAAGCTTCAACTCAATGATTCGGCGATTCGCTACGAACCGGAGTCGAGTACGGCTTTGGGCTTTGGCTTTCGCGTGGGATTCCTCGGGCTTCTGCACATGGAAATCGTGCAGGAACGCCTGGAGCGGGAGTTCTCCCTGGGCATTATCGCCACTTTGCCCAATGTGGAATACCAGGTGAGCCACAAGGACGGAAGCGAACTGCTCGTCTCCAATCCGGCCCAGATGCCCGAGGCGGGAGAGATTTCAGAAATCAGGGAACCCTATGTGCGCTCCACAGTGTATACGCCTGCGGATTATGTCGGCCCCCTGATGAAACTCTGTATGGAACGAAGAGGTATTCAGGAGGGCATGAACTACCTCGATGGCAAGCGGGTGGAACTTCACTTCCGTCTGCCGCTTTCGGAAGTGGTGGTTGACTTCTACGATCGTCTGAAGAATATCTCACGGGGGCATGCGAGTTTTGATTACGAGTACAGCGGGCATGAAGCAAGCGAACTGGTCAAACTCGTGATCCTCATCAATGGAAGCCCCGTGGATGCACTCAGTGCCATTGTTCACCGGGACCAGGCTCATTTCTGGGGTGACCGGCTGGCCCGCAAACTCAAGGAGCAGATCCCACGGCAGCTCTTTCAGGTGGCGATTCAGGCTTCGATCGGATCGCGTGTCGTGGCCCGCTGCAATGTGAGTGCCCTGAGAAAGAACGTGACGGCGAAGTGCTATGGGGGCGATATTACCCGTAAGCGAAAACTGTTGGAGAGACAGAAAGAAGGAAAGAGGCGTATGAAGCAGGTGGGGAATGTTGAGATTCCCCAGGAAGCCTTTCTCGCAGTCCTGAAAGTGGAGAGATGA
- the lepB gene encoding signal peptidase I: MLWKKKQKKKKHWAREILDVIVWALVMVFLARSFVVQAFHIPSGSMEDTLLVGDFLFVNKFLYGSKIPLTDIRLPGLREPRPGDIVVFRPSGEKQDYIKRCVAVEGQTLELKSGILYRDGERVEENYVKFAYGARPQRESMRDFGPVTVPEGEIFLLGDNRDNSKDSRYVGTKNWRDTVQGKAVFIYFSWNLKRNFPRLDRIGDLIH; the protein is encoded by the coding sequence ATGCTCTGGAAGAAGAAGCAGAAAAAGAAGAAGCACTGGGCTCGTGAGATACTGGATGTCATCGTCTGGGCCCTGGTCATGGTGTTCCTGGCCCGCTCTTTCGTCGTTCAGGCTTTTCACATTCCCAGCGGAAGCATGGAGGACACGCTTCTGGTCGGGGACTTCCTTTTTGTGAACAAGTTTCTCTATGGCTCGAAGATTCCCCTTACGGACATTCGTCTGCCAGGTCTTCGTGAACCCCGCCCCGGAGACATCGTTGTCTTTCGCCCGAGCGGGGAGAAGCAGGATTACATCAAGCGCTGTGTTGCCGTGGAGGGTCAAACCCTGGAACTGAAGAGCGGCATTCTTTATCGAGACGGAGAGAGGGTCGAGGAGAACTATGTAAAGTTCGCCTACGGGGCTCGTCCTCAGAGGGAGTCCATGCGGGATTTCGGTCCCGTGACCGTTCCAGAGGGCGAGATCTTCCTTCTCGGAGACAATCGGGACAACAGCAAGGACAGCCGCTATGTGGGGACGAAGAACTGGCGCGATACGGTTCAGGGAAAGGCCGTTTTCATCTACTTCTCATGGAACCTGAAACGAAACTTCCCGCGACTGGACCGAATCGGGGATCTGATCCATTGA
- a CDS encoding coproporphyrinogen-III oxidase family protein: MSLSLYVHVPFCRHRCTYCNFYFLTRKADPRYLEALKREFLLRKDSLPSLPLNAFYLGGGTPSWLPREDLRDLLGFFAPCLSGDTEGTMECNPEDLGEDLLEFLESSGMNRISLGLQSLSARELKRSARGHSPEKGRKALALASGSKLDLSVDLIIGLPEQTEGSFRESLEEVLDYSPEHLSLYTLELDEPVPLRKVFQKHPEWDPGEDFRATCYLWAHERLAKAGYEHYEVSNWALPGKRCAYNESIWQGGEYMGLGPSAHSCLGGQRFGWPADLELWQKELLAGRSPSPLPDKRGKEEKTLEELLLGLRTDRGIAARHPLLKDKEALLASFRDEGWASLRDGHWCLSAEGWIRMDGILSRLNT, from the coding sequence TTGAGCCTCTCGCTCTATGTGCATGTTCCCTTTTGTCGCCATCGATGTACCTATTGCAATTTCTACTTCCTGACCAGGAAGGCTGACCCCCGCTACCTGGAAGCCCTGAAGAGGGAGTTCCTTCTTCGGAAAGACAGCCTTCCTTCCCTTCCCCTGAATGCCTTTTACCTCGGAGGGGGCACACCCTCCTGGCTTCCCCGGGAAGATCTCCGTGACCTTCTGGGTTTTTTTGCTCCCTGCCTGTCCGGGGACACAGAAGGCACGATGGAGTGCAATCCAGAGGACCTCGGGGAAGATCTTCTGGAGTTCCTGGAATCCTCGGGAATGAACAGAATCAGTCTGGGCCTTCAGTCCCTTTCAGCCCGGGAACTGAAACGCTCGGCTCGTGGCCACAGCCCTGAGAAGGGGAGAAAGGCTCTCGCTCTTGCCTCCGGATCGAAACTGGACCTGTCCGTGGATCTGATCATTGGTCTGCCAGAGCAGACGGAGGGCAGTTTCCGGGAAAGCCTGGAGGAGGTTCTGGATTACTCTCCGGAGCATCTTTCTCTCTATACCCTGGAGCTCGACGAGCCCGTTCCCCTGCGCAAGGTCTTTCAGAAGCATCCGGAGTGGGATCCGGGGGAGGATTTCCGGGCTACCTGCTATCTCTGGGCCCATGAGAGGCTTGCGAAGGCCGGCTATGAGCATTACGAGGTCTCCAACTGGGCTCTTCCCGGAAAACGCTGTGCCTACAATGAAAGCATCTGGCAGGGCGGGGAATACATGGGACTGGGACCTTCTGCGCACAGCTGCCTGGGGGGGCAGCGTTTCGGCTGGCCGGCGGATCTGGAGCTTTGGCAGAAGGAACTTCTGGCCGGGAGGTCCCCTTCTCCCTTGCCCGACAAGCGGGGCAAAGAGGAAAAAACTCTGGAAGAACTCCTTCTGGGCTTGAGAACCGATCGCGGTATTGCGGCGAGGCATCCGCTTCTGAAGGACAAGGAAGCGCTTCTGGCTTCCTTCCGGGACGAGGGCTGGGCTTCCCTGCGAGATGGGCATTGGTGCCTCAGTGCAGAGGGCTGGATCCGCATGGACGGAATCCTCTCCCGTCTGAATACTTGA